In Thermodesulfovibrionales bacterium, the sequence TAAAACTTCAGGGGAACAAGATTCTTTCGGAAAGAAGAAGGCATGAATATAGTCACAGAGACAGATAGTCTTGAAGAGGAGAGAATTCGGTGGACCATATCGTAGTCTTTATGACAGCTTCAGGTGAGGATGAAGCCGCAAGCATTGCCCGTGCCCTCGTCGAGAATCGTCTTGCAGGATGCGTGAATATCGTTAACGGTGTCCGTTCCGTCTATCGGTGGCAGGGCAAGACGGAAGATGAGACCGAGGTGCTGATGATTGCCAAGACCCGCAAGAGTCTCTTCCAGTCCCTCTTGAACAAGGTCAAGGAACTTCACAGTTACACCGTCCCTGAGATCGTCGCTTTCCCGATCATTGAGGGGTCCGAGGATTACCTGAAGTGGCTGGGAGAGGTGACGGGATAATCGGCGAAAAGCCCGAACATGGAGAACAATGATCAGGCAGGCATGCTTCAACATCTTTTGCATGAGATAAAATTGTGAGAATGAGAATCCTTCATGCTTAATTGGATGCCCAGGCACCGATGAATGATGAAGAGAAACAGATATACTGAAATCATCTGCAGCGAGTTCTGCAGGTATTCCAAAGAGGGCAGGGAAGAACTGATGTGCGGGTCGTATCGATTCCTCACAGGGATACTCACTCCGGGAGAACTGAAGTCATTGTGCAGGGAAATCTCCAGCGCACCTGATTTTTCTTGTGACCGTGAGATTCGAGAGACCGTC encodes:
- the cutA gene encoding divalent-cation tolerance protein CutA, with product MDHIVVFMTASGEDEAASIARALVENRLAGCVNIVNGVRSVYRWQGKTEDETEVLMIAKTRKSLFQSLLNKVKELHSYTVPEIVAFPIIEGSEDYLKWLGEVTG